One stretch of Streptomyces hygroscopicus DNA includes these proteins:
- a CDS encoding RNA polymerase sigma70 factor, with translation MTVEPGVRTGAESDASVIARSRDEPEAFAVLFDRHADAVHRYLARRLGGEPADDLMAETFTTAFQQRHRYDPARAMGNDAQPWLFGIATNLVGRHRRAEARRFKALARIPAPADHEEPLADRAAARAGAQAIRRELAAALAALPARHRDVLLLVAWGGLGYEEVAQALGVPIGTVRSRLHRARSKLREALGGSDPTTLREASGHD, from the coding sequence ATGACCGTCGAGCCAGGCGTCCGCACGGGGGCGGAGAGCGATGCCTCGGTAATTGCGCGGTCCCGGGATGAGCCCGAGGCATTCGCCGTGCTCTTTGACCGACACGCGGATGCGGTACACCGTTATCTGGCCCGTAGGCTCGGCGGCGAGCCGGCCGACGACCTCATGGCGGAGACCTTCACCACTGCTTTCCAGCAGCGGCACCGGTACGACCCCGCGCGGGCCATGGGCAACGACGCCCAGCCCTGGCTGTTCGGCATAGCGACCAACCTGGTCGGCCGGCACCGGCGGGCCGAGGCCCGCCGGTTCAAGGCCCTGGCCCGCATCCCGGCCCCCGCCGACCACGAGGAGCCGCTGGCCGACCGGGCTGCGGCCCGGGCAGGGGCACAGGCCATACGCCGCGAGCTGGCGGCGGCACTGGCCGCACTGCCCGCGCGGCACCGGGACGTGCTGCTGCTGGTGGCGTGGGGCGGTCTCGGCTACGAGGAGGTGGCCCAGGCCCTCGGTGTCCCCATCGGCACAGTCAGATCACGGCTGCACCGGGCTCGCAGCAAGCTACGCGAAGCGTTGGGCGGATCCGATCCGACGACACTGCGAGAGGCATCCGGCCATGACTGA
- a CDS encoding integrase produces the protein MRSPACPGAQSRRPQPVNLQNLPAGYLPRASELGVPGRYREWGRYLLQLHVANGDTEFVHALQVYDLRHTGHTLSTQSGATLKDTMVRAGQSSTRAALIYQHSPLERQRKSRDKVGRSSSTRPRLPSCRVCGVQVSGLPKRP, from the coding sequence ATGCGGTCCCCAGCATGTCCCGGAGCGCAGTCCCGCCGCCCGCAGCCGGTGAACCTCCAGAACCTACCCGCGGGTTACTTGCCCCGGGCGTCCGAGCTAGGAGTGCCGGGCCGTTACCGGGAATGGGGGCGTTACCTTCTGCAACTCCACGTCGCCAATGGCGACACGGAGTTCGTGCATGCCCTCCAGGTCTACGATCTTCGTCACACCGGGCACACCCTCTCGACCCAATCCGGCGCGACGCTCAAGGACACCATGGTGCGCGCCGGGCAGTCGTCCACGCGGGCCGCGCTGATCTACCAGCACTCACCCCTGGAGCGGCAGCGCAAGTCGCGTGACAAGGTGGGGCGCAGTTCGTCCACCAGGCCGCGGTTGCCGTCGTGCCGGGTGTGCGGAGTTCAGGTAAGCGGGCTTCCCAAGCGGCCCTGA